In Edaphobacter paludis, a single window of DNA contains:
- the mltG gene encoding endolytic transglycosylase MltG has product MKFLGTLLLLVLIAVAVTGYVVYIPFGPHAETFVDIAPGTGTPEIAAQLQKNGIIRSRYGFDLLHLTQQGTLKAGEYRFDHAAPMTEVYARIVRGDVYTITLKIPEGYNIFDIAQAVAAAGLGTRDAFLAAERQHTELIAWLPQTGVTGERIAPQSLEGYLFPDTYFFSRHTTPEQMLATMVRRFRRASTELGLSGDIQQTVIMASLVEKEVNQDTERPLVAGVFTNRLAKGMPLATDPTVIYAALLDHRWSGSIHTSDLQSMSPYNTYKHAGLPPGPICNPGIASLRAAMAPAKTDYLYFVSDAAGHSLFSTDLKQHSEQVHAYWNTEKSRNH; this is encoded by the coding sequence TTGAAGTTTCTGGGAACACTTTTACTGCTGGTGCTGATCGCCGTGGCCGTCACCGGCTACGTTGTCTACATCCCCTTCGGCCCTCATGCCGAGACCTTCGTCGACATCGCGCCCGGCACCGGGACCCCGGAGATCGCCGCGCAGCTTCAAAAGAATGGCATCATCCGCAGCCGCTATGGCTTCGACCTGCTGCACCTCACTCAACAGGGAACGCTCAAGGCCGGAGAGTACCGCTTCGATCACGCTGCCCCCATGACCGAGGTCTATGCGCGGATCGTACGCGGCGACGTCTACACCATCACCCTCAAGATTCCCGAGGGCTACAACATCTTCGACATCGCCCAGGCCGTCGCCGCCGCCGGGCTTGGCACCCGCGACGCCTTCCTCGCCGCGGAGCGCCAGCACACCGAGTTGATCGCCTGGCTCCCCCAAACCGGCGTGACCGGTGAAAGAATTGCGCCGCAATCGCTCGAGGGCTATCTCTTCCCCGATACCTACTTTTTCTCTCGCCACACCACTCCCGAACAGATGCTCGCCACCATGGTTCGCCGCTTCCGGCGGGCCAGCACCGAGCTCGGCCTCAGCGGAGACATCCAACAGACCGTGATCATGGCCTCCCTCGTAGAGAAAGAGGTCAATCAGGACACCGAACGGCCTCTGGTCGCGGGTGTCTTCACCAATCGGCTCGCGAAGGGAATGCCGCTCGCCACCGATCCGACCGTGATCTATGCCGCGCTGCTTGACCATCGTTGGAGCGGTTCCATCCACACCTCCGATCTGCAGTCCATGTCGCCCTACAACACTTACAAACATGCAGGATTGCCGCCCGGCCCCATCTGCAATCCTGGCATCGCGTCCTTGCGCGCCGCCATGGCCCCGGCAAAGACCGATTACCTCTACTTCGTCAGCGACGCCGCTGGCCATAGCCTCTTCTCCACCGATCTGAAGCAGCATTCAGAGCAGGTGCACGCCTACTGGAACACAGAAAAATCCCGGAACCATTAA
- a CDS encoding DUF4292 domain-containing protein, whose product MSLRKAVAAGLIGLVPALTGCLTHTRIVPRTHLAELVIGTSLNALVKQINTRYDDLQTMKATVEISATTGGGLQGKVTESPNFSGYIFMRKPEDLRVILLVPVLRNQAMDMVSDGKTWKLWIPPRNRAMEGTSQVTKPSKNGLENLRPAVFFGSLFIRGLEPDEIASLTSDIRVVPDPKKKKDLIEEPDYELQILSQPEGQTAHTHRVIHISRTNLEPFQQDLYDPDGNIVTQAVYSNYQTFDGISFPTKIVITRPLDQYSLTVTITKLALNQPLANDQFDMKIPDNVPVQKMN is encoded by the coding sequence ATGAGTTTAAGAAAAGCGGTAGCGGCGGGATTGATTGGCCTGGTTCCGGCGTTGACCGGATGCCTGACCCATACTCGCATCGTACCCCGAACCCACCTCGCCGAGCTGGTCATCGGTACATCGCTCAACGCCTTGGTCAAACAGATCAACACCCGGTACGACGACCTCCAGACCATGAAGGCCACGGTCGAGATCTCCGCCACAACAGGCGGCGGCCTGCAGGGGAAGGTCACCGAGTCGCCCAACTTCAGCGGCTACATCTTCATGCGCAAGCCCGAAGACCTGCGCGTTATTCTGCTCGTCCCTGTCCTGCGCAATCAGGCGATGGACATGGTGAGCGACGGCAAGACATGGAAGCTTTGGATTCCCCCGAGAAATCGCGCCATGGAAGGCACGAGCCAAGTCACGAAACCGTCGAAAAATGGCCTTGAAAACCTTCGCCCTGCCGTCTTCTTCGGCTCGCTCTTCATCCGCGGTCTTGAGCCCGACGAGATCGCCTCGCTTACATCCGACATCCGCGTCGTTCCCGACCCGAAGAAGAAAAAAGATCTCATCGAAGAGCCGGACTACGAGCTCCAGATCCTCTCCCAGCCAGAGGGCCAGACGGCACACACGCACCGCGTCATCCACATCAGCCGCACCAACCTGGAGCCATTCCAGCAGGACCTTTACGATCCGGACGGCAACATCGTCACCCAGGCCGTGTACAGCAACTACCAGACATTCGATGGGATCTCCTTTCCTACAAAGATCGTCATCACGCGCCCGCTCGACCAGTACAGCCTGACCGTCACCATCACCAAGCTGGCCTTGAACCAGCCGCTCGCCAACGATCAGTTCGATATGAAGATCCCCGACAACGTTCCCGTTCAGAAGATGAACTAG